In Iodobacter fluviatilis, one DNA window encodes the following:
- the rpsF gene encoding 30S ribosomal protein S6 produces the protein MRHYEIVFIVHPDQSEQVPAMIDRYKTLITNGGGAIHRLEDWGRRQLAYPIQKIHKAHYVMMNVEISQLILDELEHAFKFNDAVLRHITLRTEHAVVEASPMMKEEKSKSLTPAAEGVPAA, from the coding sequence ATGCGACATTACGAAATCGTATTTATCGTGCATCCGGATCAAAGCGAACAGGTTCCAGCGATGATTGATCGCTACAAGACCCTGATCACCAACGGTGGTGGTGCTATTCACCGCCTTGAAGACTGGGGCCGTCGTCAGTTAGCTTACCCGATCCAAAAGATCCACAAAGCTCACTACGTCATGATGAACGTCGAAATCAGCCAATTGATTTTGGACGAACTCGAACACGCCTTCAAATTCAATGACGCCGTTCTGCGCCACATCACTCTGCGCACAGAACATGCTGTTGTTGAAGCTTCCCCAATGATGAAGGAAGAGAAGTCCAAGTCCCTGACACCAGCCGCCGAAGGCGTTCCTGCTGCCTAA
- the fdxA gene encoding ferredoxin FdxA, translating to MTYVVTDACVKCKYTDCVDVCPVDCFREGPNFLVIDPDECIDCTLCVAECPVEAIYAEDDVPADMQDYIELNAEMSKIWHAIVEKKDPLPDHETWAAVSGKIDQIER from the coding sequence ATGACGTACGTAGTGACCGACGCCTGTGTGAAATGCAAATACACGGATTGCGTCGATGTATGCCCGGTAGACTGTTTTCGTGAAGGGCCAAATTTTTTAGTGATTGATCCTGATGAATGTATCGATTGCACACTCTGTGTTGCCGAATGCCCCGTTGAAGCGATTTATGCAGAAGACGACGTTCCGGCTGACATGCAGGACTACATTGAACTTAACGCTGAAATGTCTAAAATCTGGCATGCCATTGTAGAAAAGAAAGATCCGCTCCCCGATCACGAAACATGGGCTGCGGTCAGCGGCAAGATTGATCAGATCGAACGTTAA
- a CDS encoding FimV/HubP family polar landmark protein produces the protein MTLPPSAGAVGLGRLNVLSGLGQPFRAEIDLVSVQPGESESLLVRLASPEAFAQAQVAYPPASLGLRLVIEKRANGQQYVLISSAQSVSEPFLDLLVDLNWSGGKIQRDYTALIDPPGYQNSRSSAGAEAKANEQFAPSALPGTRRKGAVAAPSKKTSSAASQAEKASGDQQYKVQPGDTLSSVARQTAAEGVSLEQMLVGLYRQNPDAFDGNMNRLRRGKILNIPAKENLQAVPAKEAGQEVRLQSKDWQAYRNKVAESVQKRAAVAGNESANAGRISPKVEEKVKSGNANQDVLKLSKGEAPGKAKADQQGEQARIRALEEEVTARQKGLDEANQRVAALQKNVQDMEKLLALKSRAGVELASKPTDTPAVAPVATAVPAAASVPVAEHASEAAAIAGSAPTEQPIQAAASQPKKRRVIAPPPAPEPEPGMMDVVADNALPIGGGLAALLLGGAGLWWARRRKQGSAFADSVLTGGDLKSNTLLGNTGGAVISTQPTENSFLTDFSRQGLGTIDTDEVDPIAEAEVYMAYDRNEQAEEILRDALLKDPARHEIRMKLLEIFAAKKDPTSYEEIAADLFAMTGGKGAQWEQAAYQGSVLDPENPLYKRIEPAVAPVVAAVAAVAAVAAAPLVSQAIAPVADDFDLSFDDPAATAPSAGVSDFDALMSEEIPDAPQDKIQNDLADLDLSLDFDMGTAPEPVQELNPFADTSQPAALSSLDFDLPEVTPAPAASTPAPDDFAMGIDFGLDDFLVPEEPAKVAAPASAPESENMLSLDMPVDFGNALEASAPADEAFDLDFDGLDSMPEAATVPADFSAELPDLDLGVLSAPEVPVAPAAKALPVAEDVLEATSADDGLGLDFDFSLDTPLEASVPAASGAEESIDLAEMNLDFAADSGASSDSLLEFAGDDPVQTKIDLAKAYVDMGDTEGAREILQEAIGEGNPEQQKQAQALLGNL, from the coding sequence TTGACTTTGCCACCCTCTGCTGGTGCAGTGGGCTTGGGTAGGTTAAACGTGCTTTCCGGGCTTGGTCAGCCATTTCGGGCTGAAATTGATCTGGTTTCAGTTCAGCCAGGGGAATCCGAAAGCTTGCTTGTCCGGCTTGCGTCACCAGAGGCATTTGCCCAAGCACAGGTGGCTTATCCACCTGCGTCGCTAGGTTTGCGTCTGGTTATAGAAAAACGCGCGAATGGGCAGCAATATGTATTAATCAGTTCTGCACAATCTGTGTCTGAGCCTTTTCTGGATCTGCTGGTTGATCTGAACTGGTCTGGAGGCAAAATTCAGCGGGACTATACCGCCTTGATTGATCCGCCGGGTTATCAGAACTCGCGCTCGTCTGCGGGCGCTGAGGCAAAGGCAAACGAGCAGTTTGCGCCATCAGCCTTGCCGGGCACCCGTCGCAAAGGTGCAGTTGCTGCGCCAAGTAAAAAAACCTCATCAGCGGCAAGTCAGGCAGAAAAAGCCAGCGGCGATCAGCAATATAAAGTACAGCCGGGCGATACTTTATCGAGTGTTGCTCGCCAGACTGCTGCTGAGGGCGTCTCACTTGAGCAGATGCTGGTTGGGCTTTACCGGCAAAACCCTGATGCTTTTGATGGCAATATGAATCGTTTGCGCCGGGGTAAGATTTTAAATATTCCAGCTAAAGAAAATTTGCAGGCAGTCCCTGCAAAGGAAGCCGGGCAAGAGGTGCGTTTGCAGTCTAAAGACTGGCAGGCGTATCGCAATAAAGTAGCAGAGTCGGTTCAAAAACGTGCCGCTGTTGCGGGGAATGAGTCTGCAAATGCCGGGCGCATTAGCCCGAAAGTTGAAGAAAAAGTAAAATCAGGTAATGCCAACCAAGATGTGCTTAAGCTCTCTAAGGGTGAAGCGCCTGGTAAGGCGAAGGCTGATCAGCAGGGCGAGCAGGCGCGGATTCGTGCTCTGGAGGAAGAGGTAACTGCACGGCAAAAGGGTTTGGATGAAGCAAATCAGCGCGTCGCAGCACTGCAAAAAAATGTACAGGATATGGAAAAGCTGCTGGCCCTTAAAAGCCGAGCAGGTGTAGAGCTGGCAAGCAAACCAACGGATACGCCTGCCGTGGCCCCTGTTGCCACAGCGGTGCCGGCAGCAGCATCAGTGCCCGTAGCTGAACATGCCTCTGAGGCTGCGGCTATTGCGGGTAGTGCACCTACTGAGCAACCCATTCAGGCGGCTGCCAGCCAGCCTAAAAAACGCCGCGTTATTGCTCCGCCTCCGGCACCCGAGCCAGAGCCCGGCATGATGGATGTAGTGGCTGATAATGCCTTGCCGATTGGTGGCGGGCTGGCTGCGCTTTTATTGGGCGGGGCTGGTCTTTGGTGGGCGCGTCGTCGTAAGCAGGGCTCTGCATTTGCAGACAGCGTACTGACCGGTGGCGATTTAAAGTCCAATACCCTTCTGGGTAATACCGGTGGTGCAGTCATTAGTACTCAGCCCACTGAAAACTCTTTTCTTACTGATTTCAGCCGCCAGGGCTTAGGTACGATTGATACGGATGAGGTTGATCCGATTGCTGAAGCCGAAGTTTATATGGCTTACGATCGTAATGAGCAAGCAGAAGAAATTCTGCGGGATGCACTGCTTAAAGACCCTGCGCGTCATGAAATTCGTATGAAGCTGCTGGAAATATTTGCAGCCAAGAAAGACCCAACATCATACGAAGAAATTGCGGCTGATTTATTTGCCATGACCGGAGGTAAGGGCGCGCAATGGGAGCAAGCGGCATATCAGGGTAGCGTACTGGATCCTGAAAATCCTTTGTACAAACGCATTGAGCCCGCAGTAGCACCTGTTGTGGCAGCCGTGGCAGCCGTGGCTGCCGTCGCGGCTGCACCGCTTGTAAGTCAGGCAATTGCACCCGTGGCTGATGATTTTGATTTGTCTTTTGATGATCCAGCGGCAACTGCACCTTCTGCGGGTGTGAGTGATTTTGATGCTTTGATGAGCGAAGAGATCCCGGATGCACCGCAAGATAAAATACAAAATGATCTGGCTGATTTAGATCTGTCGCTTGATTTTGACATGGGCACAGCGCCTGAGCCTGTGCAGGAGCTTAATCCGTTTGCGGATACTTCGCAGCCGGCTGCTTTATCTTCGCTGGATTTTGATCTACCTGAGGTTACACCTGCTCCTGCAGCAAGTACGCCAGCCCCTGATGATTTTGCGATGGGGATTGACTTTGGCCTAGATGACTTTTTGGTTCCGGAAGAGCCTGCAAAGGTCGCGGCACCAGCCAGTGCGCCTGAATCAGAGAATATGTTATCTCTGGATATGCCAGTCGATTTTGGAAACGCTTTGGAAGCAAGTGCCCCGGCAGATGAGGCGTTTGATCTGGATTTTGATGGTCTGGACAGCATGCCGGAAGCCGCGACAGTACCTGCTGATTTCTCTGCTGAATTGCCTGATCTGGATTTGGGCGTGCTTTCTGCTCCGGAAGTGCCTGTTGCACCAGCAGCAAAGGCGCTGCCTGTGGCTGAGGATGTACTGGAGGCAACAAGTGCAGATGATGGTTTAGGTCTGGATTTTGATTTCTCACTGGATACGCCGCTTGAGGCTTCAGTGCCTGCGGCTTCTGGCGCGGAAGAATCGATTGATCTGGCCGAAATGAATCTGGATTTTGCTGCAGATTCAGGTGCGTCTTCAGATTCATTACTGGAATTTGCCGGGGATGATCCGGTGCAAACCAAAATTGATCTGGCAAAGGCTTATGTTGATATGGGAGACACTGAAGGGGCAAGAGAGATCTTGCAAGAGGCCATTGGTGAAGGTAATCCTGAGCAGCAAAAGCAAGCACAGGCTTTGTTGGGTAATCTTTGA
- the truA gene encoding tRNA pseudouridine(38-40) synthase TruA: MKYALAVEYDGRAFYGWQIQKDLPTVQAALEAALSQMAGEPVQVHAAGRTDAGVHGARQIVHFETDVNRPLTAWVRGVNSFLPDTVAVLWAAPVPDAFHARFSAFARHYRYLLLNHPVRPALWSGRMGWAFNDLDFAAMQAAAVHLLGQHDFSSFRAAECQAKTPVKTMTRAHIQKEGSLIICDFSADAFLHHMVRNIMGALLHVGKGHESPEWMADLILARDRTSAPPTFMPDGLYLAGVSYPPEFGLASEPVSRHGLI, from the coding sequence ATGAAATACGCGCTCGCAGTGGAATACGATGGCCGGGCCTTCTATGGCTGGCAAATTCAAAAAGACTTACCGACTGTGCAGGCCGCTTTAGAGGCTGCGCTCAGTCAAATGGCAGGAGAGCCTGTTCAGGTTCATGCCGCTGGCCGCACAGATGCCGGGGTGCACGGGGCCAGACAAATCGTTCATTTTGAAACGGATGTTAATCGCCCATTAACTGCGTGGGTGAGGGGGGTGAACAGCTTTTTGCCTGATACGGTGGCTGTATTGTGGGCTGCGCCCGTACCCGATGCCTTTCATGCGCGCTTTTCTGCCTTTGCTCGTCACTATCGTTATCTGCTGCTCAATCACCCTGTGCGCCCGGCATTATGGTCTGGCCGCATGGGCTGGGCTTTTAATGATCTGGATTTTGCTGCAATGCAAGCCGCAGCCGTGCATCTTTTGGGGCAGCATGATTTTTCAAGCTTCAGAGCGGCGGAGTGCCAAGCTAAAACCCCCGTTAAAACCATGACTAGGGCCCATATTCAGAAAGAAGGCAGTCTGATTATCTGTGATTTCTCTGCAGACGCCTTCCTCCACCATATGGTGCGCAATATTATGGGGGCCTTGCTGCATGTCGGAAAAGGGCATGAATCCCCTGAATGGATGGCTGATTTAATCCTTGCCCGTGACAGAACGAGTGCTCCTCCTACCTTTATGCCAGACGGACTCTATCTTGCTGGTGTAAGCTATCCCCCTGAGTTTGGTCTGGCCAGCGAGCCGGTTTCGCGTCATGGTTTGATTTAA
- a CDS encoding phosphoribosylanthranilate isomerase, producing MNPRIKICGLLDPEMARRTAELGADAIGLVFYPPSPRHVEIAVAAQIVAALPAFVSSVGLFVNAEAAFVRSVLDRVPLDILQFHGDETPEYCRQFGRPYLKALRVTPDINLVEYAQRFVDALCKGILVDAFVEGVPGGTGEAFDWDLLPKDLSLPLVLSGGLHPDNVYEAICKVRPWAVDVSSGVESSKGIKDAAKIAAFINQAERKAHD from the coding sequence ATGAATCCACGTATCAAAATTTGCGGTTTGCTTGATCCGGAAATGGCAAGACGTACGGCGGAGCTGGGGGCTGATGCAATTGGTCTGGTGTTTTATCCACCCAGCCCACGGCATGTAGAGATTGCCGTTGCGGCGCAAATTGTCGCCGCTTTGCCTGCTTTTGTAAGCAGTGTGGGTTTGTTTGTGAATGCAGAGGCGGCTTTTGTGCGCAGCGTACTTGACCGTGTGCCGCTGGATATCTTGCAATTTCATGGTGATGAAACACCTGAGTATTGCCGTCAGTTTGGACGCCCTTATTTAAAAGCACTAAGGGTAACACCTGACATAAATTTGGTAGAATATGCACAGCGTTTTGTGGACGCGCTTTGCAAAGGGATTTTAGTTGATGCTTTTGTAGAAGGGGTGCCAGGTGGGACGGGTGAGGCTTTTGATTGGGATCTTTTGCCTAAAGATCTGTCTTTGCCACTGGTTTTGTCGGGTGGTTTGCATCCGGATAATGTCTATGAAGCGATTTGTAAGGTTAGGCCTTGGGCCGTGGATGTATCTAGCGGCGTAGAAAGCAGCAAGGGAATCAAAGATGCAGCAAAAATTGCTGCCTTTATTAATCAAGCAGAGAGAAAAGCGCATGACTGA
- the trpB gene encoding tryptophan synthase subunit beta, with product MTETKHEQQPYQQPDSLGHFGQFGGIFVAETLIPALDELRIEYEKALQDPDFVAEYHSELKHYVGRPSPIYHAKRWSEALGGAQIYLKREDLNHTGAHKVNNTIGQALLARRMGKKRVIAETGAGQHGVASATVAARYGLECIVYMGAEDVKRQAPNVFRMKLLGAKVVAVESGTKTLKDAMNEAMRDWVTNVDSTYYIIGTCAGPHPYPQLVRDFQRVIGDECKVQMPEMIGRQPDAVVACVGGGSNAIGIFYPYVDDLSVRLIGVEAGGDGVETGRHAAPLTSDAKVGILHGNRTFLMQDEDGQIADTHSISAGLDYPGVGPEHSYLKDIGRAEYVAINDDEAIAAFHDLCHFEGIIPALESSHALAHAAKMAKTMSKDQVILVNLSGRGDKDIPTLARLSGIELGN from the coding sequence ATGACTGAGACTAAACACGAGCAGCAGCCCTATCAGCAACCTGATTCCCTCGGCCATTTTGGCCAATTTGGTGGCATTTTTGTTGCTGAAACCCTGATTCCTGCTTTGGATGAGCTACGTATTGAGTACGAAAAAGCCCTGCAAGACCCAGATTTTGTTGCTGAGTATCACAGCGAGCTCAAACACTATGTTGGACGTCCAAGCCCCATTTATCACGCAAAACGCTGGTCCGAGGCACTGGGTGGCGCACAAATCTATTTAAAGCGCGAAGACCTGAATCACACCGGCGCGCATAAAGTGAACAACACCATCGGCCAGGCGCTGCTTGCCCGCCGTATGGGTAAAAAACGGGTCATTGCCGAAACGGGCGCGGGTCAGCACGGTGTCGCTTCGGCGACCGTAGCGGCACGTTATGGCCTTGAATGTATCGTTTATATGGGCGCGGAAGATGTGAAGCGCCAGGCACCTAATGTATTCAGGATGAAATTGCTGGGCGCAAAAGTGGTCGCCGTAGAATCAGGCACAAAAACCCTGAAAGACGCGATGAATGAAGCGATGCGTGATTGGGTAACCAATGTGGATTCTACCTACTACATTATTGGCACATGTGCAGGCCCGCATCCTTATCCGCAGCTGGTGCGCGATTTTCAGCGTGTTATCGGCGATGAGTGCAAAGTACAGATGCCGGAAATGATAGGCCGTCAGCCTGATGCGGTTGTGGCTTGTGTGGGCGGTGGCTCGAATGCGATTGGGATTTTCTACCCCTATGTGGATGATTTATCCGTGCGTTTGATTGGTGTAGAGGCAGGGGGGGATGGCGTTGAAACCGGCCGCCATGCTGCGCCGCTGACCTCTGACGCTAAAGTAGGTATCCTGCACGGCAACCGTACCTTCCTGATGCAGGATGAAGATGGGCAGATTGCAGACACGCATTCTATCTCTGCCGGGCTGGATTATCCGGGGGTGGGGCCAGAGCACAGCTACCTGAAAGACATCGGTCGCGCTGAGTATGTGGCAATTAATGATGACGAAGCCATTGCAGCTTTTCACGATCTTTGTCATTTTGAGGGTATCATTCCGGCCCTTGAGTCGAGCCATGCGCTGGCCCATGCTGCAAAGATGGCAAAAACGATGTCTAAAGATCAGGTGATTCTGGTGAATTTATCCGGTCGTGGTGATAAAGATATTCCTACGTTGGCCCGCCTTTCCGGCATCGAACTTGGAAACTAA
- the trpA gene encoding tryptophan synthase subunit alpha, with product MSRIQQTFSRLQSQNRQALIPFVTAGDPHPRVTVDVMHALVAGGADILELGVPFSDPMADGPVIQRASERALLHGVSLRNVLGMVAEFRQKNTETPVVLMGYANPMEAMGYEAFSKAAVQAGVDGVLTVDLPPEEAKERVAILKAHGIDPIFLLAPTTHASRIKAVAELASGYVYYVSLKGVTGSANLDIADVTEKLSVLKEYLTIPIGVGFGISDAATAKAVAAVADAVVIGSRLVKEAEAGEEGLADRLTDFLTGIRAAMDTARV from the coding sequence ATGTCCAGAATTCAACAGACATTCTCGCGCTTACAAAGCCAAAATCGCCAAGCCCTGATTCCTTTTGTCACGGCAGGTGATCCGCATCCCCGTGTAACGGTGGATGTCATGCATGCACTGGTCGCTGGCGGTGCGGATATTTTGGAATTGGGCGTGCCTTTTTCTGATCCGATGGCCGATGGCCCGGTGATTCAACGCGCATCAGAGCGCGCACTCCTGCACGGCGTGAGTTTACGCAATGTGCTTGGAATGGTGGCTGAATTTCGCCAGAAAAACACAGAAACACCCGTTGTGCTGATGGGCTACGCGAATCCGATGGAAGCAATGGGCTATGAGGCTTTTTCCAAAGCAGCAGTACAAGCGGGCGTGGACGGCGTACTGACCGTTGATTTGCCGCCGGAAGAAGCCAAAGAGCGCGTGGCTATTTTAAAAGCTCACGGCATTGATCCGATCTTTTTGCTGGCACCAACAACGCACGCATCCAGAATTAAAGCAGTTGCCGAGCTGGCATCGGGCTATGTGTACTATGTTTCCCTGAAAGGGGTAACAGGCTCGGCCAATCTGGACATCGCTGATGTAACAGAAAAGCTAAGTGTATTAAAAGAATATCTCACCATCCCGATTGGCGTTGGTTTTGGGATTAGTGATGCAGCTACTGCAAAAGCAGTGGCTGCCGTGGCCGATGCAGTGGTGATTGGTTCACGTTTGGTAAAAGAAGCTGAGGCCGGAGAAGAAGGCCTTGCTGATCGATTAACTGATTTTCTTACCGGCATTCGTGCCGCGATGGACACCGCTCGCGTTTAA
- the folC gene encoding bifunctional tetrahydrofolate synthase/dihydrofolate synthase, translated as MSMPFDSLSLDAWLSHLEQLHPSAIDMGLERVVRVRDALGLKPDFSVLLVGGTNGKGSVCTMLSSILCAAGYKVGTYTSPHLLHYQERVAINLRPASDADIVASFQAIENARGDTSLTYFEFGTLAAMQQFMAAGVDVAVMEVGLGGRLDAVNAFEPVASAVVNVGLDHQSFLGDTREAIGHEKAGIYRQGKIALCADPEPPATLIAEAQRIGAHLQLIGQDFGFEKQAEGQQWTWWNKAGVRRHALPFPALRGQYQLGNAAVVLALLDAVKDVLPVGIGDIKRGLLEVELAARFQVLPGRPAVVLDVGHNPHAAKVLRANLDNMGFYSSTHAVLGMMADKDIAGVVALLADRIDVWHLAAPQLPRAATPTQLAEIVGKLAPLAKINIYENVALAFASACKLADESDRILAFGSFYTVAEVMATRER; from the coding sequence ATGTCTATGCCGTTTGATTCCCTCTCCCTTGATGCGTGGTTATCCCATTTAGAGCAACTTCACCCAAGCGCCATTGATATGGGTTTGGAGCGTGTTGTTCGCGTGCGGGATGCCTTAGGTTTAAAACCTGATTTTTCTGTGCTGCTGGTGGGGGGGACAAATGGCAAAGGCTCAGTTTGTACCATGCTTTCCAGTATTTTGTGTGCAGCAGGATATAAAGTAGGCACTTATACCTCACCTCACTTACTGCATTATCAGGAAAGGGTGGCGATTAATCTTCGCCCCGCTTCTGATGCCGATATTGTCGCCAGCTTTCAAGCAATTGAAAACGCCCGTGGCGACACTTCCCTCACTTATTTCGAATTTGGCACCTTAGCCGCAATGCAGCAGTTTATGGCCGCAGGCGTTGATGTGGCTGTGATGGAAGTCGGCTTAGGCGGGCGTCTGGATGCCGTGAATGCTTTTGAGCCTGTGGCTTCTGCTGTGGTTAATGTGGGGCTGGATCATCAGTCATTTTTGGGTGATACCCGCGAAGCCATCGGGCATGAAAAAGCCGGCATTTACCGGCAGGGCAAAATTGCACTTTGCGCAGACCCCGAACCACCTGCCACGCTGATTGCTGAAGCGCAGCGCATCGGCGCGCATCTGCAGCTGATCGGACAAGATTTCGGTTTTGAAAAACAGGCAGAAGGGCAGCAGTGGACATGGTGGAATAAAGCAGGCGTGCGCCGCCATGCGCTGCCGTTTCCTGCACTACGCGGCCAGTACCAGTTAGGTAATGCTGCCGTTGTGCTGGCGCTGCTCGATGCGGTAAAAGATGTACTGCCGGTTGGGATTGGTGATATTAAACGTGGCCTGCTGGAAGTTGAGCTGGCTGCACGCTTTCAGGTTTTACCCGGCCGTCCTGCTGTTGTGCTGGATGTGGGGCATAATCCGCATGCGGCGAAAGTCTTACGTGCCAATTTAGATAATATGGGCTTTTATTCAAGCACCCATGCGGTGCTGGGGATGATGGCGGATAAAGATATTGCCGGTGTAGTGGCTTTATTGGCAGATCGTATTGATGTCTGGCATTTAGCTGCACCACAGCTGCCACGAGCAGCAACCCCGACGCAACTTGCTGAAATTGTCGGCAAGCTTGCACCGCTGGCGAAAATAAATATTTATGAGAATGTAGCGCTTGCTTTCGCTTCGGCCTGTAAGCTTGCGGATGAAAGTGATAGAATTCTCGCCTTTGGATCCTTTTACACAGTTGCTGAAGTCATGGCGACGCGTGAGCGCTGA
- a CDS encoding SPOR domain-containing protein, with product MINRNVSDDLLQLKKRARRRLVGAIALVLFALIVLWTALDSAPPAVIAGGNNIEIISSSPALQQPSPEPVVVAQASAVEQAGAALITPVPEEIQPPVATPEPAYRVASPAQSVLPGKLVNHQKKVVIPTATPSPKPAPVAKPTPTPKPAVDPQRILEGLDVAPAAKSAAADPKRYYIQIGAYADADKAAQVVSKLQGAGIPAYSEKTVTDKGALTRVRVGPVHDEEKAQSYLKKMGVLGFSGHLSGK from the coding sequence ATGATCAACCGAAATGTCAGCGATGATTTGCTGCAGCTTAAAAAACGTGCCCGCCGCCGCCTTGTGGGTGCGATTGCACTGGTGCTGTTTGCTCTGATCGTTTTATGGACTGCACTCGATAGTGCGCCGCCAGCCGTCATTGCCGGTGGAAATAATATTGAAATTATTTCCAGCTCGCCGGCATTACAACAGCCATCGCCCGAGCCTGTCGTTGTGGCGCAGGCCTCAGCTGTAGAGCAGGCCGGTGCCGCACTGATTACCCCTGTGCCTGAAGAAATTCAGCCTCCTGTTGCAACACCCGAACCCGCTTACCGCGTGGCCAGCCCTGCACAGAGTGTGCTGCCGGGTAAACTGGTGAATCACCAGAAAAAAGTGGTGATTCCTACCGCGACACCTTCTCCTAAACCTGCTCCTGTAGCCAAACCCACGCCCACTCCCAAGCCTGCCGTCGACCCGCAGCGTATTTTGGAAGGGCTGGATGTAGCCCCCGCAGCAAAATCGGCGGCTGCTGATCCTAAGCGCTATTACATTCAAATTGGCGCTTATGCCGACGCGGATAAGGCGGCTCAGGTGGTCAGTAAATTACAAGGAGCTGGGATTCCTGCTTATTCCGAAAAAACGGTTACAGACAAAGGCGCTTTAACCCGTGTACGTGTTGGCCCTGTTCACGATGAAGAAAAAGCTCAGAGTTACCTTAAAAAAATGGGAGTGCTTGGTTTTAGCGGGCACCTGTCTGGCAAATAG
- a CDS encoding CvpA family protein gives MTGFDYTILGIMGLSMLLSVMRGLVQEALALAAWVLAFWLASHYSSQVSVWMPKNLPNEELRYLAAFVAIFFVTWVASAMLRVTLNQFMQATGLKPADRLFGAGFGLVRGFLLSLTLVLLAGFTSLPKQTIWRNAMFSPLFEEAAVMAKIWLPEALAARIHYD, from the coding sequence ATGACTGGCTTTGATTACACAATATTAGGCATCATGGGGCTTTCCATGCTGCTCTCAGTAATGCGGGGCCTTGTGCAGGAAGCGTTGGCGCTGGCGGCATGGGTGTTGGCGTTTTGGCTGGCCAGCCATTATTCCAGCCAGGTGTCTGTATGGATGCCTAAAAATCTGCCGAATGAAGAGCTGCGCTATCTGGCCGCTTTTGTCGCGATTTTTTTTGTGACCTGGGTGGCCTCGGCTATGTTAAGGGTAACGCTGAATCAATTTATGCAAGCCACCGGACTTAAGCCGGCTGACCGGCTTTTTGGTGCAGGTTTTGGTTTGGTTCGCGGTTTTTTACTGAGTTTAACGCTGGTTTTGCTGGCGGGGTTTACTAGTCTGCCCAAGCAAACAATATGGCGGAATGCCATGTTCAGCCCCCTGTTTGAAGAAGCGGCCGTGATGGCCAAGATTTGGCTGCCAGAAGCACTGGCAGCCCGCATTCATTATGATTAA